One stretch of Chitinophaga pendula DNA includes these proteins:
- a CDS encoding OsmC family protein — MKISLQRIDDGFNMEAVDEAGHKVLMDSGTENGGKGNGVRPMQMLIMGLGGCSAIDVVMILKKQRQEITDFRIEIVADREKDKEPALWETGHVKFYISGNVDPDKAARAVELSMNKYCSVAETLRQANTKLTWEVILNQ; from the coding sequence ATGAAAATATCATTACAACGGATCGATGACGGATTTAATATGGAAGCTGTCGACGAAGCAGGACATAAGGTATTAATGGATTCCGGTACCGAAAATGGTGGCAAAGGCAATGGCGTAAGACCCATGCAGATGCTTATCATGGGCCTCGGTGGCTGCTCCGCGATCGATGTGGTAATGATCCTGAAAAAACAACGCCAGGAAATCACCGACTTCCGCATCGAAATCGTAGCCGATCGCGAAAAAGATAAAGAACCCGCCCTCTGGGAAACAGGTCACGTCAAATTCTATATCTCCGGCAACGTAGACCCAGATAAAGCTGCTCGCGCAGTGGAATTGTCAATGAATAAATACTGCTCCGTAGCAGAAACGTTACGCCAGGCCAATACCAAACTTACCTGGGAAGTTATTCTTAATCAATAA
- a CDS encoding O-succinylhomoserine sulfhydrylase has product MNNHPEHLRPETNAVRIQTARTWQMEHSAPMFLTSSFCFDNAEDMRAAFADETDDNIYSRFSNPNVDEFAQKMCALEGAEAGYATASGMSAVFASFMALLKAGDHLVAARSIFGSTHTVITKFLPKWGIDYTYFDINEPSTLETAIKPNTKMIFIETPSNPGLEIVDVAYLSSIAKKHGILLNVDNCFATPVLQRPILDGADIVTHSATKWIDGQGRVLGGIVLGRKELVKEVYAFCRSTGPAMSPFNAWVLSKSLETLHIRMQRHTESALTIAKALEGNQHLAFVKYPFLESHPQYQIAKKQMSGGGGIVCFELKGGLQSGISFLNALKVLSLTANLGDSRSIASHPSSTTHAKLSEEERRSVGITPGLIRISVGLEHPQDILDDILQALEQSK; this is encoded by the coding sequence ATGAACAATCATCCTGAGCATCTTCGCCCGGAAACCAATGCTGTGAGGATACAAACCGCCAGAACCTGGCAAATGGAACATTCTGCACCTATGTTCCTCACCTCCAGCTTTTGCTTCGACAACGCCGAAGATATGAGAGCCGCCTTCGCTGATGAAACGGATGACAACATCTACAGCCGCTTCAGCAATCCTAATGTCGACGAGTTCGCACAGAAAATGTGCGCCCTCGAAGGGGCCGAAGCCGGATATGCCACCGCCTCCGGCATGAGCGCAGTATTCGCCAGCTTCATGGCACTCCTCAAAGCCGGCGATCACCTCGTAGCCGCCCGCTCCATCTTCGGCTCTACACACACCGTCATCACAAAGTTCCTCCCCAAATGGGGCATCGACTATACCTACTTCGATATCAACGAACCCTCCACCCTGGAAACCGCTATAAAGCCCAATACCAAAATGATCTTTATAGAAACACCTTCCAACCCAGGACTCGAAATCGTAGATGTCGCCTACCTCAGCAGCATCGCCAAAAAACATGGCATCCTGCTCAACGTCGATAACTGCTTCGCCACCCCCGTTCTCCAACGTCCCATCCTCGATGGCGCCGATATCGTCACCCACTCCGCCACCAAATGGATCGACGGACAAGGCCGCGTATTAGGTGGTATCGTACTGGGCCGCAAAGAACTGGTCAAAGAAGTATACGCCTTCTGCCGCAGCACCGGCCCCGCCATGTCACCCTTCAATGCCTGGGTACTAAGCAAAAGCCTGGAAACCCTGCATATCCGCATGCAACGCCACACGGAAAGCGCACTGACCATCGCCAAAGCACTCGAAGGCAACCAACACCTCGCCTTCGTGAAGTACCCCTTCCTCGAAAGCCATCCGCAATACCAGATCGCCAAAAAACAAATGTCCGGCGGCGGCGGTATCGTATGTTTCGAACTCAAAGGCGGCCTGCAAAGCGGTATCAGCTTCCTCAACGCCCTCAAAGTACTGTCCCTGACAGCCAACCTGGGCGATAGCAGAAGCATCGCATCCCACCCGTCCAGTACCACCCACGCCAAACTCTCCGAAGAAGAACGCCGCTCCGTAGGGATCACCCCCGGACTAATACGCATCTCCGTCGGCCTCGAGCATCCGCAGGATATCCTCGACGATATCCTTCAGGCACTCGAACAAAGCAAATAA
- the metX gene encoding homoserine O-acetyltransferase MetX: MGVQVYQSKTAFTLESGITLPGIDIAYHTYGTLNDDGSNVIWICHALTANSEVADWWAGLHGNDKVFDPSRYFIVCANILGSCYGSSGPLSIDPVKGVPYYHDFPAVTIRDMVQAHILLRAHLGISRIHLLVGGSMGGYQALEWALAEPAVVERLFLLCTGAAESAWGIAIHTAQRLSIEADSSWREERPDAGAAGLKAARAIGMLTYRNYQTFVRTQSDSDKEKTDQFRSSSYINYQGDKLVKRFNAQCYWLLTKAMDSHNISRGRAGDLAATLATLQQPALLIGITSDILCPPEEQQFLAQYLPHATYHEIDSSYGHDGFLIEFEKIGRIVAAWLVSH; encoded by the coding sequence TTGGGTGTTCAGGTTTATCAAAGTAAGACGGCATTTACATTAGAATCGGGCATTACTTTGCCCGGGATAGACATTGCGTATCATACTTACGGTACGCTGAATGATGACGGCAGTAATGTGATCTGGATCTGTCATGCGCTGACGGCTAATTCGGAGGTGGCGGACTGGTGGGCGGGTCTGCACGGTAATGACAAGGTATTTGATCCATCCCGGTATTTTATTGTATGTGCCAATATACTTGGTTCCTGTTATGGTTCTTCGGGGCCGCTGAGCATTGATCCTGTTAAGGGGGTGCCTTATTACCATGATTTTCCGGCGGTCACGATCCGGGATATGGTGCAGGCGCATATATTGCTGCGGGCGCACCTGGGTATTTCCCGTATTCATTTGCTGGTAGGCGGTTCTATGGGTGGTTACCAGGCGTTGGAGTGGGCGTTGGCGGAGCCGGCGGTGGTGGAGCGTTTGTTCCTGTTATGTACGGGGGCTGCGGAGAGTGCGTGGGGTATTGCTATTCATACGGCGCAGCGTTTGTCTATTGAAGCGGACAGCAGTTGGCGGGAGGAGCGTCCGGATGCCGGGGCTGCGGGGTTGAAAGCGGCCAGGGCGATCGGGATGCTGACTTACCGTAACTACCAGACATTTGTGCGTACCCAATCTGACTCTGATAAAGAAAAAACGGATCAATTCAGGTCTTCTTCGTATATCAATTACCAGGGCGATAAGCTGGTAAAGCGATTCAACGCCCAGTGCTACTGGTTGTTAACCAAGGCGATGGACAGCCATAATATTTCCAGGGGGCGTGCCGGTGATCTGGCGGCTACGCTGGCTACGTTGCAGCAGCCTGCTTTGCTGATCGGCATTACCAGTGATATTCTTTGTCCGCCGGAGGAGCAGCAGTTCCTGGCGCAGTATCTACCCCATGCAACTTATCATGAAATAGACTCTTCTTATGGACATGATGGGTTTTTGATCGAGTTTGAGAAGATCGGCCGGATCGTTGCGGCCTGGTTGGTGAGTCATTAA